A genomic segment from Paenibacillus sp. encodes:
- a CDS encoding glycosylhydrolase-like jelly roll fold domain-containing protein, which produces MLKRARERFMEPSGEFTPIPFWFWNDELKEEELIRQIREFRAKEVEGFVLHPRIGIPESMPYLSDAFMDLVEAAVREAANLNMKVILYDEGMYPSGAANGEIVRRNPELASRGLRKLEHAARGPVEWEVPLDEDAGDRLVSVQAVRSAGEGAVQAESAVVLAPENGRVRFAPPDGEDWLLLAFVDSYSFGTIRGIHYGQDDGEPNAPRAADLLNEDAVSAFIELTHERYFRRIGAYFGSTVIAMFTDEPDLLGRGHRKGMQPWTADFLDDYLAAGARIEELAALWYDAGERTETIRAMYRKTVRERMERVYYKPLHDWCESKGIALTGHPAASDDIGLLNYFHIPGQDVVWRWVAPEEEKGVAGRHSTLGKCSSDAARHRGRRRNLNECFGVCGTNHSWSLTADDLKWYLDWLFVRGVNLISPHAFYYSIEGKRLYERGPDVGPNNIWWPEFARFARYIKRMSWTMTDGRNVTNVAVLCQADRLPWEIAKPLFERQIEFNYVEEDLLQEGVEAGEGAIAVRDYRYDTVLYDRGALLEPATRSALASFVRAGGTALEWAGGPGSGAPDLGQTAFESVEELAEAAERFALGKPALAPAAKELRISHVAKDGVHLYVIANEGETPYDGTLTIAEQGRTELWDGWNGTAAPAAARPNGTGTDVRLRLERRECLVVAVDPSQPLETREAPSVRLARRVVLTDAWSVEGRGRVELSSWTTWEDMEHYSGTIIYEADLDWDASADAFDDIVLDLGDVRELARVVVNGHELGARLWGPYRWSVKDRLQPGANRLRVEVTNSLANRYDRASLPSGLLGPTFVNAYTSQ; this is translated from the coding sequence AGCCTTCGGGAGAGTTCACGCCGATCCCGTTTTGGTTTTGGAACGATGAATTGAAAGAAGAAGAACTGATCCGTCAAATTCGCGAATTTCGCGCGAAAGAGGTGGAAGGGTTCGTGCTGCATCCGCGCATCGGCATTCCCGAAAGCATGCCGTATTTATCCGATGCGTTCATGGATTTGGTGGAAGCGGCCGTCCGCGAAGCGGCTAATTTGAACATGAAGGTCATCTTGTACGACGAAGGGATGTACCCTTCGGGCGCGGCGAACGGCGAGATCGTGCGGCGAAATCCGGAGCTGGCGAGCCGAGGGCTGCGCAAATTGGAGCATGCCGCGCGCGGTCCCGTCGAGTGGGAAGTTCCGCTGGACGAGGATGCGGGCGACCGGCTCGTATCGGTCCAAGCGGTCCGCTCCGCCGGCGAAGGGGCGGTGCAGGCAGAGAGCGCCGTCGTCCTTGCGCCGGAGAACGGCCGCGTGCGATTCGCTCCGCCGGACGGGGAAGACTGGCTGCTCCTCGCGTTCGTCGATTCGTATTCGTTCGGGACAATCCGGGGCATCCATTACGGCCAAGACGACGGAGAACCGAATGCGCCGCGCGCCGCGGATTTGCTGAACGAAGACGCCGTGAGCGCTTTTATCGAGCTGACGCACGAGCGGTATTTCCGCCGAATCGGGGCGTATTTCGGCTCCACCGTCATCGCGATGTTTACCGACGAGCCGGATTTGCTCGGGCGCGGGCATCGGAAAGGGATGCAGCCGTGGACCGCAGACTTCTTGGACGATTACCTCGCCGCGGGCGCACGGATCGAAGAGCTGGCGGCGCTCTGGTACGATGCGGGCGAGCGGACGGAGACGATTCGCGCCATGTATCGAAAGACGGTTCGGGAGCGGATGGAGCGCGTTTATTACAAGCCGCTGCACGATTGGTGCGAGTCGAAGGGCATCGCGCTGACCGGTCACCCGGCCGCGAGCGACGATATCGGGTTGCTCAACTATTTCCATATTCCGGGCCAAGACGTCGTGTGGCGATGGGTCGCGCCGGAAGAGGAGAAGGGCGTCGCCGGGCGCCACTCCACGTTGGGCAAATGCTCGTCGGACGCGGCGCGCCATCGCGGACGGCGCCGCAACTTGAACGAGTGCTTCGGCGTATGCGGCACGAACCACAGCTGGTCGCTGACCGCCGACGATCTGAAGTGGTACCTCGACTGGCTGTTCGTTCGCGGCGTCAACCTGATCAGCCCGCATGCGTTTTATTATTCGATCGAAGGCAAACGGCTGTACGAACGCGGCCCCGACGTCGGCCCGAACAATATTTGGTGGCCGGAGTTCGCCAGGTTCGCGCGTTACATCAAACGGATGAGCTGGACGATGACGGACGGCCGCAACGTGACGAACGTCGCCGTGCTGTGTCAAGCCGACCGGCTCCCGTGGGAAATCGCGAAGCCGCTGTTCGAGAGGCAGATCGAGTTCAATTATGTGGAAGAGGATCTGCTCCAGGAAGGCGTCGAAGCAGGAGAAGGGGCCATTGCCGTCCGCGATTATCGGTACGATACGGTACTGTACGATCGCGGCGCGCTGCTGGAGCCGGCGACGCGGAGCGCGCTGGCATCGTTCGTCCGCGCGGGCGGCACCGCGTTGGAGTGGGCCGGCGGCCCGGGGTCCGGCGCTCCGGATCTCGGGCAGACCGCGTTCGAATCGGTCGAGGAGCTCGCCGAAGCGGCGGAGCGGTTCGCGCTGGGCAAGCCCGCGCTCGCGCCGGCGGCGAAGGAGCTGCGCATCAGCCACGTCGCGAAAGACGGCGTTCATCTGTATGTAATCGCGAACGAAGGCGAGACGCCGTACGACGGCACGCTGACGATCGCCGAACAGGGGCGCACGGAGCTGTGGGACGGCTGGAACGGAACCGCGGCGCCCGCGGCCGCGCGGCCGAACGGTACGGGAACGGACGTCCGGCTTCGGCTCGAACGGCGGGAATGCCTCGTCGTCGCCGTCGATCCGTCGCAGCCGCTGGAGACGCGGGAGGCGCCGTCCGTTCGGCTCGCGCGCCGCGTCGTGCTGACGGACGCATGGTCCGTCGAGGGCCGCGGCCGAGTCGAGCTGTCCTCTTGGACGACATGGGAAGACATGGAGCACTACTCCGGCACGATCATCTACGAGGCTGATCTAGATTGGGATGCGTCGGCCGACGCGTTCGACGACATCGTGCTGGACCTCGGCGACGTGCGCGAGCTGGCCCGCGTCGTCGTGAACGGGCACGAGCTCGGCGCCCGTCTATGGGGACCGTACCGGTGGTCCGTGAAGGATCGGCTCCAGCCCGGCGCCAATCGGCTTCGCGTCGAAGTGACGAATTCGCTCGCGAACCGGTATGACCGCGCTTCGCTGCCGTCCGGTCTGCTCGGGCCGACGTTCGTCAACGCTTATACGTCGCAATAA